A genome region from Streptomyces sp. S4.7 includes the following:
- a CDS encoding helix-turn-helix transcriptional regulator has translation MTEAVEAVEMRTALLTLRRTTGLPVAFGGLLHDARQVRISELNGTATGALRGLGISVGNGLGGKSIALLRPCAVTDYRQARHISHEYDAAVAAEGLRAVVAVPVIVRRRVRGVLYGALRDPLPMGERIFDAAVAAARDVEQSLVVRDEVQRLLALTREPVRGRPEAWEEVREAHSELRALAPRIVDAGLRGELHAVCGRLAGAGGAPQDWRDPGGHRERRAVALAPREVDVLACVAAGSTNAAAAERLGLRPETVKGYLRAAMRKLGAHNRLEAVVAARRSGLLP, from the coding sequence GTGACTGAGGCGGTCGAAGCGGTCGAGATGCGCACCGCGCTGCTGACGCTGCGCCGTACGACCGGGCTGCCCGTGGCGTTCGGCGGCCTGTTGCACGATGCCCGCCAGGTGCGCATCTCGGAGCTGAACGGCACGGCGACCGGTGCGCTGCGCGGGCTGGGGATCTCCGTCGGGAACGGGCTGGGCGGCAAGTCGATCGCGCTGCTGCGGCCGTGCGCGGTGACCGACTACCGGCAGGCGCGCCACATCAGCCACGAGTACGACGCGGCGGTGGCCGCCGAGGGGCTGCGCGCCGTGGTCGCCGTTCCCGTGATCGTGCGGCGCCGGGTGCGCGGCGTGCTGTACGGCGCGCTGCGCGATCCGCTGCCGATGGGCGAGCGGATCTTCGACGCCGCCGTCGCCGCCGCCCGTGACGTGGAGCAGTCGCTGGTCGTGCGGGACGAGGTGCAGCGGCTGCTCGCCCTGACCCGCGAGCCGGTGCGGGGGCGGCCCGAGGCGTGGGAGGAGGTCCGCGAGGCGCACAGCGAACTGCGGGCACTCGCGCCGCGCATCGTGGACGCCGGGCTGCGGGGCGAACTGCACGCCGTCTGCGGCCGGTTGGCGGGCGCGGGCGGCGCCCCGCAGGACTGGCGCGACCCGGGCGGGCACCGCGAGCGGCGGGCCGTGGCGCTGGCCCCGCGCGAGGTGGACGTGCTGGCGTGCGTGGCGGCGGGCTCGACGAACGCGGCGGCGGCCGAGCGCCTGGGGCTGCGGCCGGAGACGGTGAAGGGGTACCTGCGGGCCGCGATGCGCAAGCTGGGCGCCCACAACCGTCTGGAGGCGGTGGTGGCGGCCCGCCGGTCGGGGCTGCTGCCGTAG
- a CDS encoding VOC family protein — MPKAQGVAGAPCWVSLLARELPGAQDFYGKVLGWTYRRAGLGDDFSVALIDGLPVAGIGALASSLQVAVSWTPYFNVTDVDEAAARIRERGGTVGVGPLAFHTGRAALAVDPDGAVFGIWEGSVRSDWSMGRGSGSASLELRTRDAVTAGRFYSLTLGWEPEGEGKLRLVREEELSLLLDGDEELARISGGAVQAAPDPQIRPRWHVRFNVKDVGAAVETALASGGSLVPGPDASVEVDGATLRDPDGALFTVTAAS, encoded by the coding sequence ATGCCGAAAGCACAGGGAGTCGCCGGAGCGCCATGCTGGGTGAGCCTGCTGGCACGTGAACTGCCGGGTGCCCAGGACTTCTACGGCAAGGTCCTCGGCTGGACCTACCGGCGGGCCGGGCTCGGTGACGACTTCTCCGTGGCGCTCATCGACGGCCTGCCGGTCGCCGGCATCGGAGCACTCGCCTCCTCGCTCCAGGTGGCCGTCTCCTGGACGCCGTACTTCAACGTCACGGACGTGGACGAGGCGGCGGCCCGGATCAGGGAGCGCGGCGGCACGGTCGGCGTCGGCCCGCTGGCCTTCCACACCGGCCGCGCGGCGCTCGCCGTCGACCCGGACGGCGCCGTCTTCGGGATCTGGGAAGGCTCGGTGCGCTCCGACTGGTCCATGGGGCGCGGCAGCGGCTCCGCCTCGCTGGAGCTGCGGACCAGGGACGCGGTCACCGCGGGGCGCTTCTACTCGCTCACCCTCGGCTGGGAGCCGGAGGGCGAGGGGAAGCTGCGCCTGGTGCGCGAGGAGGAGCTGTCGCTGCTCCTCGACGGCGACGAGGAGCTGGCCCGGATCAGCGGCGGCGCAGTACAGGCCGCGCCCGACCCGCAGATCCGGCCGCGCTGGCACGTGCGCTTCAACGTGAAGGACGTGGGGGCGGCGGTCGAGACGGCGCTGGCCTCCGGCGGCTCGCTCGTGCCGGGCCCGGACGCGTCGGTCGAGGTGGACGGGGCGACGCTCCGCGACCCGGACGGGGCGCTGTTCACGGTCACGGCCGCGAGCTGA
- a CDS encoding AMP-binding protein has translation MSAVDATEQFRAARDFLLRHREDYSAAYEGFVWPRPALFNWALDWFDVIAEGNDRPALHIVEEDGTECVTSFAEMSGRSAQVANWLRAQGVAAGDRVLVMLGNQTELWETALAAMKLRAVVIPATPLLGPPDLRDRIERGRVRQVIVRAGDTAKFADVPGEYTRIVVGGDGAQVDAVGPNGGSRPDGTGWRSYEASHQESTVFEPDGPTRADDPLMLYFTSGTTARPKLVEHTHVSYPIGHLATMYWIGLGPGDVHLNISSPGWAKHAWSNLFAPWNAEATVFIHNYTRFDPVRLMAEMDRAGVTSFCAPPTVWRMLIQADLKLLRNRPREVVAAGEPLNPEVIETVRREWGATIRDGFGQTETAVQVANSPGQLLKAGSMGRPTPGFVVELLDPVTGAPGADEGEIALDLANAPVGLMTGYHGDPQRTAESMADGFYRTGDIGSRDVDGYITYIGRGDDVFKASDYKISPFELESVLLEHEAVAEAAVVPAPDALRLNVPKAYVVLADGWEPGPDTAKLLFEHSRAVLAPYKRLRRIEFAELPKTVSGKIRRIELRERTAEGSGAEYEEGDGR, from the coding sequence ATGAGCGCAGTCGACGCGACCGAGCAGTTCCGCGCCGCGAGGGATTTCCTGCTGCGACACCGGGAGGACTACTCCGCGGCGTACGAAGGCTTCGTCTGGCCCCGGCCCGCTCTGTTCAACTGGGCGCTGGACTGGTTCGACGTGATCGCCGAGGGCAACGACCGGCCCGCGCTGCACATCGTCGAGGAGGACGGCACCGAGTGCGTCACCTCGTTCGCCGAGATGTCCGGGCGTTCCGCCCAGGTGGCCAACTGGCTGCGCGCCCAGGGCGTGGCGGCCGGTGACCGCGTTCTCGTCATGCTCGGCAACCAGACCGAGCTGTGGGAGACGGCGCTCGCCGCGATGAAACTCCGGGCGGTCGTCATCCCGGCGACGCCGCTGCTCGGCCCCCCGGACCTGCGGGACCGGATCGAGCGCGGCCGGGTGCGGCAGGTGATCGTCCGGGCCGGTGACACCGCGAAGTTCGCCGACGTGCCGGGGGAGTACACCCGGATCGTGGTGGGTGGCGACGGTGCCCAAGTTGACGCCGTGGGCCCGAACGGCGGCTCGCGCCCCGACGGGACCGGTTGGCGGTCGTACGAGGCGTCCCACCAGGAGTCCACGGTCTTCGAGCCCGACGGCCCCACCCGCGCCGACGATCCCCTGATGCTCTACTTCACCTCCGGCACCACCGCCCGCCCCAAGCTGGTCGAGCACACTCATGTCTCGTATCCGATCGGCCACCTCGCGACGATGTACTGGATCGGGCTGGGGCCCGGCGACGTGCATCTGAACATCTCCTCACCCGGCTGGGCCAAGCACGCCTGGTCCAATCTCTTCGCACCCTGGAACGCCGAGGCGACCGTCTTCATCCACAACTACACGCGCTTCGACCCGGTCCGGCTGATGGCGGAGATGGACCGCGCCGGGGTCACCAGCTTCTGCGCGCCGCCCACCGTGTGGCGGATGCTGATCCAGGCCGATCTCAAGCTGCTGCGCAACCGCCCCCGCGAGGTCGTGGCCGCCGGTGAACCGCTCAACCCCGAGGTCATCGAGACCGTCCGCAGGGAGTGGGGCGCGACGATCAGGGACGGCTTCGGCCAGACCGAGACGGCCGTCCAGGTCGCCAACTCACCGGGGCAGCTGCTGAAGGCAGGATCGATGGGCCGGCCGACCCCCGGCTTCGTCGTGGAGCTGCTCGACCCGGTCACCGGCGCGCCCGGCGCGGACGAGGGCGAGATCGCGCTGGACCTCGCCAACGCCCCGGTCGGGCTGATGACCGGCTACCACGGCGACCCGCAGCGCACGGCCGAGTCCATGGCGGACGGCTTCTATCGCACCGGCGACATCGGCTCACGCGACGTCGACGGCTACATCACGTACATCGGCCGCGGCGACGACGTCTTCAAGGCGTCCGACTACAAGATCTCGCCGTTCGAGCTGGAGAGCGTGCTGCTGGAGCACGAGGCCGTGGCCGAGGCCGCCGTCGTCCCGGCGCCCGACGCGCTGCGGCTCAACGTGCCGAAGGCGTACGTCGTCCTGGCGGACGGCTGGGAGCCGGGACCCGACACGGCGAAGCTGCTCTTCGAGCACTCGCGCGCGGTCCTCGCCCCGTACAAGCGCCTGCGCCGCATCGAGTTCGCGGAACTGCCCAAGACGGTCTCGGGCAAGATCCGCCGTATCGAGCTGCGAGAGCGGACGGCCGAGGGCTCGGGCGCGGAGTACGAGGAGGGCGACGGGCGCTGA
- a CDS encoding GNAT family N-acetyltransferase, which translates to MRIRPAVPADLPLLQDIERAAGEPFRAVGMAAIADDEPPAIDLLDRYLRAGHAWVTEDATGHPVAYLIYDEVDGAAHIEQVSVHPTAAGRGVGRALIEHLAGRAESAGLAGLTLTTFADVPWNAPYYTRLGFRTLAENELTDGLREIRSAEAAHGLDHWPRVCMRRATTAS; encoded by the coding sequence ATGCGAATCCGCCCCGCGGTCCCCGCCGATCTCCCCCTCCTCCAGGACATCGAGAGGGCCGCCGGTGAACCGTTCCGCGCCGTCGGCATGGCCGCGATCGCCGACGACGAACCCCCGGCCATCGATCTGCTCGACCGCTATCTCCGCGCGGGCCACGCCTGGGTGACGGAGGACGCCACGGGCCACCCGGTCGCGTATCTCATCTACGACGAGGTCGACGGCGCCGCCCATATCGAGCAGGTCTCCGTCCATCCCACGGCGGCGGGGCGCGGGGTCGGCCGCGCCCTCATCGAGCATCTGGCCGGACGGGCGGAGAGCGCCGGGCTGGCCGGGCTCACCCTGACGACGTTCGCGGACGTGCCGTGGAACGCGCCGTACTACACCCGGCTCGGCTTCCGCACCCTCGCGGAGAACGAACTCACCGACGGGCTGCGGGAGATCAGAAGCGCCGAAGCCGCGCACGGACTCGACCACTGGCCCCGTGTCTGCATGCGCCGTGCCACGACGGCGAGTTGA
- a CDS encoding winged helix DNA-binding domain-containing protein, with amino-acid sequence MASKTTDPLPHPVLTARALNRATLARQLLLRRAAMSAKDAVTHLVGLQAQNVKPPYVQLAARLDAFDPEGLSGLMASREVGRMVTLRSTIHTHTAEDCLALRPFVQPLIERELRIFRDGLVGVELDRLAAVSRELVEEQPLPLKELKASLVQRWPDADPLALSVAARCLLPLVQVTPRGLWGRGGQVTLTTARKWFGAEKAGDPDAAPSPGIAPEAAVLRYLAAFGPASVKDMQTWCRLTRLGPVFERLRDRLVTFQDESGVELFDLPDAPRPDGDTPAPPRFLPEYDNLLLSHADRTRVVPIEYRKLTWNGNQGYRTFLVDGFLAGIWRLEDGTEGDGHGTLTVQAFGTLTRAQRDAVAEEGVRTLGSLSSAASPSYTVRFADFSTPAAE; translated from the coding sequence ATGGCCTCGAAGACGACGGACCCGCTCCCGCACCCCGTGCTCACCGCCCGCGCGCTCAACCGCGCCACCCTGGCCCGGCAGCTCCTGCTGCGGCGCGCGGCCATGTCGGCCAAGGACGCCGTGACACACCTGGTCGGACTCCAGGCGCAGAACGTGAAGCCGCCGTACGTCCAACTCGCCGCCAGGCTGGACGCGTTCGACCCCGAGGGGCTCTCCGGACTGATGGCCTCCCGCGAGGTCGGCCGGATGGTCACGCTCCGCTCCACCATCCACACCCACACCGCCGAGGACTGCCTCGCGCTGCGCCCGTTCGTCCAGCCCCTGATCGAGCGGGAGTTGCGTATCTTCCGCGACGGTCTCGTCGGTGTGGAGCTGGACCGGCTCGCCGCCGTCAGCAGGGAACTGGTCGAGGAACAGCCGCTGCCGCTCAAGGAGTTGAAGGCGTCACTGGTCCAACGGTGGCCCGACGCCGACCCGCTCGCCCTGTCCGTCGCCGCGCGGTGCCTGCTGCCGCTCGTACAGGTCACGCCGCGCGGACTGTGGGGCCGCGGTGGTCAGGTCACGCTCACGACGGCGCGGAAGTGGTTCGGGGCGGAGAAGGCCGGCGACCCCGACGCCGCGCCGTCGCCGGGCATCGCGCCGGAGGCCGCCGTCCTGCGCTACCTCGCCGCCTTCGGACCCGCCTCGGTCAAGGACATGCAGACCTGGTGCCGGCTGACGCGGCTCGGCCCGGTCTTCGAGCGGCTGCGGGACCGACTCGTCACCTTCCAGGACGAGTCCGGCGTCGAACTCTTCGACCTCCCCGACGCGCCCCGGCCCGACGGGGACACCCCGGCGCCGCCCCGCTTCCTCCCCGAGTACGACAACCTGCTGCTCTCGCACGCCGACCGCACCCGCGTCGTCCCCATCGAATACCGCAAGCTCACCTGGAACGGCAACCAGGGGTACCGCACCTTCCTCGTCGACGGATTCCTCGCCGGGATCTGGCGGTTGGAGGACGGCACGGAGGGCGACGGACACGGAACGCTGACCGTGCAGGCCTTCGGCACGCTCACCCGCGCACAGCGCGACGCGGTTGCCGAGGAGGGCGTCCGCACGCTCGGATCCCTCTCCTCGGCCGCCTCCCCCTCGTACACCGTGCGCTTCGCGGACTTCTCCACGCCGGCCGCCGAGTAG
- a CDS encoding LacI family DNA-binding transcriptional regulator: MVANGRTSRPSQPTLEEVAALAGVGRGTVSRVINNSPRVRDSTRQLVQEAIAELGYVPNRAARALAGSRTDAVALVIPETEKRFFAEPYFSDVLHGVGTGLADTEMQLLLTLVRNENERRRFLQYARAGRVDGVLLVSVHGDDPLPDLLAEMGLPTVLSGRRSADEPVSYVDSDNVGGARSAVRHLVETGRRRIATVTGPLDMYVAQCRLGGYQEAVAASGGDPDPSWTAHGDFTEESGRRAMTELLARHPDLDAVFAASDVMAAGALHSLRAAGRRVPEDVAVVGFDDSPIAGHTDPQLTSVRQPVEEMGQAMARVLLEGINNPATPHQHAVLPTELVRRVSS, from the coding sequence ATGGTGGCAAATGGACGCACGAGCCGGCCCAGCCAGCCCACGCTCGAAGAGGTGGCGGCGCTCGCCGGCGTCGGGCGCGGCACCGTCTCCCGCGTCATCAACAACTCGCCCCGTGTGCGTGACTCCACCAGGCAGCTCGTCCAGGAGGCGATAGCCGAGCTGGGCTACGTACCCAACCGGGCGGCCCGCGCGCTCGCCGGGAGCCGCACCGACGCGGTGGCGCTGGTGATCCCCGAGACCGAGAAGCGGTTCTTCGCCGAGCCCTACTTCTCCGACGTGCTCCACGGTGTCGGCACCGGTCTCGCCGACACCGAGATGCAGTTGCTGCTCACGCTCGTACGGAACGAGAACGAGCGCCGGCGCTTCCTCCAGTACGCGCGCGCCGGCCGGGTCGACGGCGTACTGCTGGTGTCCGTGCACGGCGACGACCCGCTGCCCGACCTGCTCGCGGAGATGGGCCTGCCGACCGTGCTGAGCGGCCGCCGCTCGGCGGACGAGCCCGTGAGCTACGTCGACTCCGACAACGTCGGCGGCGCCCGGTCCGCCGTGCGCCATCTCGTGGAGACCGGGCGGCGGCGGATCGCGACGGTCACCGGACCGCTGGACATGTACGTGGCGCAGTGCAGGCTCGGCGGCTACCAGGAGGCCGTGGCCGCCTCGGGCGGCGATCCGGATCCGTCCTGGACGGCGCACGGGGACTTCACCGAGGAGAGCGGGCGGCGGGCGATGACGGAGCTGCTGGCGCGCCACCCGGACCTGGACGCGGTGTTCGCCGCGTCCGACGTGATGGCGGCGGGCGCCCTGCACTCCCTGCGGGCGGCGGGCCGCCGGGTGCCCGAGGACGTGGCCGTCGTCGGCTTCGACGACTCCCCCATCGCCGGGCACACCGATCCCCAGCTCACCTCCGTACGGCAGCCGGTGGAGGAGATGGGGCAGGCGATGGCGCGGGTGCTGCTGGAGGGCATCAACAACCCCGCGACACCGCACCAACACGCCGTCCTGCCCACCGAGTTGGTGCGGCGCGTATCGTCCTGA